In Anopheles arabiensis isolate DONGOLA chromosome 2, AaraD3, whole genome shotgun sequence, the genomic window ACGCGATGGAGACGATCTACAAGAACACGATCTTCACGAACGTTGCGTCCACCTCGGACGGTGGCGTGTTCTGGGAGGGCATGGAGAAGGAGGTGTCCTCGGATGTCGAAATCACCGACTGGCTGGGCAACCCGTGGAAGCTGGGTGAGTCGAAGACTCCGGCCGCCCACCCTAACTCGCGCTTCTGTGCACCCGCCGGCCAGTGTCCGATCATCGATCCGGCGTGGGAAGACTCGGAGGGTGTCCCGATCTCGGCCATCCTGTTCGGTGGCCGCCGTCCCCAGGGTGTGCCGCTGGTGTACGAGGCCAACTCGTGGTCGCACGGTGTGTTCGTTGGCTCGTCGATGCGTAGCGAAAGTACGGCGGCCGCGGAACACAAGGCCAAGGTCATCATGAACGATCCGTTCGCGATGCGGCCATTCTTCGGCTACAACTTCGGTGACTATCTGAAGCACTGGCTGAGCATGGAGCAGCGGGCCAGTGCGGCCGGTGGCCATGCGCCCAAGATCTTCCATGTCAACTGGTTCCGCAAGGATGCGAACGGCAAGTTCCTGTGGCCCGGATTCGGCGAGAACAGCCGCGTGCTGGAGTGGATCCTGCACCGTATCGATGACGCCGACTGCTACCGGGAGACGCCGATTGGCCGTGTGCCGACGGAAGGTTCGCTCAATCTGGACGGTTTGAGCAGCCCGGTCAACGAGCGGGAactgttttccattccaaaggACTTCTGGCTGCGGGAGGTGGAAGAGGTGAAGCAGTACTACGACAACCAGCTGCCCCAGGATCTGCCGGCGGAGATTGCCTCCGAGCTGGAGCAGCTGAAGAGTCGCATTGAGAAGATGTAATGCGCATTGCACTGATTgaatgacaaaacaaaaaaccaagaCACAAACCACTAATAGATAAGTGAAACAGACAGGAATTAGGTAGCTCTACCAAAGGCAGGGTTTATTGACCAGGGCCGCCGAATGGGCTGACGCAAAAAGCTAGGCGAAGTCAGACGCGAGTCAGGAGTGTTTAGGTGTAGATATTTTGTATTAAACAATGTAGGGCACATAGTAACGTAAGCCACTATAGTAAGTATTGTGATAGACGctgtaagaagaagaagcataaggagaagaagaataaatggAGTGGGCTTGGTTTTACGAAAACACAAGCCCACCAATCTGCTAATAAggagcacacaacacaaatgtACGTAAGCTAAgaagattaaaaataaaacaaaaaatacaacaatttACACAGTGCCTTGTTTTTTCGCTGAATGCTGTGCTTGTTGTTCAACTTGAGGAGTAGGGAGCTGAATGGAAAATTTATATTTGTGGTTACTTGTTGGATTATCGTttgattgctgtttgttgtttaccATAGTTTCCACGGTCAATGCCGCGTACCGAGACAGCTAATCAGCAACCGATCCTCTTCCAGCACACAAAGGCCGATTGGTGTAAAAATGTGTCAAGGAAACACAACTCAAACTACTCCTCTTAATCTAAATGTCTTCGGACATCGAAGGGATTAGCTAAagatttgttttaatgataAGGCTAGGGGATTCCAATTTCAAGTATACCAATTTTCTTGTCATCCAAAATAAGATCTGTGGAGGTTCTTTTACATAAAAATCAGGATGAGTTAGTATATGGTTAGCAACCTTTGGGCGTCTGTTCTAAACGATAAAATCGGGTAGAAAGCAAGATCCCAATTAGAGCCCGAATTTAGTAATAGCCAAATATAGCTTTATGGTATTAGTTGAtgtattatatttttctttcagTTGAAATTCAAACTCAGCAGACAAGAGCTGAATATTCATCTGAATATGGGGTAGCTGAAGCATTCATCAATGAGCCTGGTAGGACAGGTTCATAGGTTCACTCCTGTAAGTGTTCATTAAAGCATACCACGGCTCaaattttcatatttaaatcattagtttacagggttttttttacaatttattggtcggttcccataatttgttgggctcgtctcacgatttattcatcgtatcccatagattgttggttcgttcccatagttaattggtatcgtccgattggatatcaatataATTGAACCAGTTCTGGGAAAtatacaaaataacaaaacgaaacaaaaaatatgcgaaccaaccaaaaatgtatgggaaCCAAGCAATATATtatgggaaaccctgtattgtgtGTGCGAAAGGGGCTGAaactacagtagaacgtcgattatccgggggcggattaaccggcgggcggttTAACCGAGcccataaatgtgacagctgttcaagcgtgcagcgaacatttgcagcgttAGCCAAGTGGacaaccagttttttgtacagctctgtagtgtctagtggtgttttcgaaattcatttttgttcatgaacagttgtaaaacctatagttattgataaaattgtactctactaacgattaatcgattgattcaaagtaaattaatcataaaactagtgtattttataatttttatatgaatttgacatttcttggaccattatccgattaaccggcaaccgtccggtcccgagctgcccggataatcgacgttctactgtaaatCACGCTGCTTCCCTACCTTTGCTGAAATTCCAAATCAGTAATAAAATCTCAATTCCATACTACATACATACATTAGAACGTCGATGGCCtggggacggattaaccggtgggcggcttaaccgtgcatatgaatttgacagtttaatcgaccggataatcgacgttttACTATAATGATGTAGACATTTTCTTGCATTTGTTTTACACCCActcgccacagattaagcttaaatgattggaaaataaaatgccCTAAGAAAATTAAAGCAAAGCTCCATAGCTCCAGTgttaaaaaagtattttttaatttcttttggGTTGAGATTTTTTCGCACACGTTTTCTCGCGGACAATCGAAGCTGATCTCAAAATATACATATGTGTTGAATTTAAAacaagtgaaataaataaacaattttattttttgtttcttaaaacattgtattaaaaaaaacatgtatcactcgaaaaaataaaatatatgatGCAAATTCGAGCAGGACCAGCATTCGAGTAGTTTTTGGAGCTCGACAACCGtcgataatttttttgttagttgggTAGCCGGCTGTTTCCAGCAACGGCCGTATGTTTATATGCGGTAGTTGCGTTCGTGtagattgtttgttgttgattacaagattttatgttttttcatcGGATGTAACTATTTTTTGgagttattttgttatttcaaaacttaaataatgtaatttgtctgaaattttgaaaatttgagctactttttgcgCTTCATTGGTAGTTTATTTATGGAAAATATCCTTCAAACGTCATTTACCATGTCCAGGTTGTTTGCTACTGTCAAACAGTGACGCCGTTAAAAAGCggttaaaaacaaattagatTCGAAACCGACAACAAACTTGCACCATCTGCAGAGCAAGTGGACTAATTTGTAGAAAATACAGTCGTCCCAGTTTATTTAACTAGATCCGTTTATTTATATGCATGATATTTACGCTAATGATCAGTGTGAAAGCAACCAACCTAAAACAAGATTAGTTTAGTGAAGTGGTGAAATTTGATACCAACCATTCGTCCAAGGTCAGCCAAACGGTGGGGCAAACATCTGCTTGCAGTCCTGCGATGTCCCTTGCCACATTGGAAAGTGCCTTCTGTGAACCACCGATCGGTGCGATGATGGAAACTCCGGGAAAGAAGCGCAAGCGGAATGCGGAAACGAATCCATTCCTTAATTTTACCGAACAAACGTTCAGCATCCCTTCGTCGACGCCGATCCACAATCGGCAGATCGATAGCAGTGCCTTCGAGAATCCGTCCTTCCGGGTGGCGAACAAAGAGAACTACAATCTGTTTTCCGACTCGTGCATGGAGGTGAAGTCGATTGCGGATCTGGCCGGTGCAACCAAGCGCCCGAAAGCGAACACGCCCGACACGTGCAACCCGTTCGAGGTGATACGCAAACCgccgaagaaaaagaagaaacagatGCACCCGGCCGCTACGGCACCGCTCGAGGAGAGCTGTTTCGAGAATCCCGGTTTGAATCTGGCCGCCGCCGATAAGCAACCGGTAAACCCGTTCGAGGTACCACGCGATGGAGACGAAAGCAAACGCAAGGAGGCGGAAGAGTTGAGCCGCTGCTTCGTCAACAGTGCGCTTAACATTCGCGGGACAGAGAAGGGAACGGAACGATACAATCCGTTCGAGATCGTGCGCCCGAAAGAGGCGGCCCCGGAGGCACCACCAGGCAGCCGGGGGCTGCCGGTACCGGAACTGGCTGGCATTGAGAATCCTGCGATGGAGATGCCGCAGTACGCTATTGCCATTCCGTTCACACCATCACTGAAGCATCGTATCAATTTCCAGGAGCTGCCGCCCAGTGCCTTAACACCGTGCCAAATGCTGGCCAACATGGTTGTTTGCAGCCCCGAGCCGACGAAGGCGGCATCCGGCTATGGGGGAGATACGCTGAACAGGAACGTAACGATCACGCTGACCAAACGACGGTCCCTATCGGTCATCAGCGAAGAGTCGGACATCGGTGAGAAGTTGGACTGCTACCAGCTGGAACTGGAGAACAGCATCAACGAAGCGAAGGCAAGAAAGCAGCGGCAGGGCGAAACAACCCCGTTCACGTTCAGCGGAACGGGCCATCGGCGTCGATCGGTCAGACGCAGCTTGATCGACATGAAGCACATCAGCAATCTGTCCCAGCGGCTGCACGAGCTTGATGACGACGAGAGCGACTTTACCAAGCTGGAGGACGATGCGAAGGTTCCGGAAGCTGCGGTGGATCAGGAGCATGATGAGGatgagggggaggaggaggaggaagacaaagaaaatagaaaaccgGCCACACCGGTAGCGATCGGTAAGGAACTGAACAGCAAAATTGATGAGACTGATACAACCGAAACGCACGCAGAAATGCCCCACTGCAACCAAATGACGTTCACCATTACCAAAGAAACGACGGTGCGGGAAGAGATCCGTATCGACGTGTCCAACCCGGACGTACAGTTCGAGGAGGTGGAAGACTTCGAAGACGAAGAGCAGGACGTAGAGCTGCTACACAATCCGGCACCGTTTCAGCGCGCGTACCGCAAGAAAGAGCCGCTCGCGGACAAGCCGTCGGAAGCAATCGCCGCATCCGATGAGTTCAAGCATCCGGCACAGATCGGTGGCCAGGTGGCGGAGGGAGAAGGAGCACGCGAAGCTGGTGCACCGGTGAAATCACACAAAGTGCGTGACGTTATACGCCGTAGCTTCCGTCGATTGATACCGCGCGGACAGGCGGCAAACACGGACGAACCGCTTAAAGAAGGGGAAGAGAAACAACCAGCGTCGCAGCGCGATGGGGAAGGTCACGGGCTAATTTCTACCATCCGGCACAGCTTAAGGCGCCGCCAGACCGCCAAAGCCAAACCGACGACGGGCGAGGAAGAGAACGTCGTCGTGGCTGAATCGAAGCAACCCGAGCAAGCCGGCGAATCGGTGCTGGAAATGTCCATCATTGCCGAGCAGCCGCGTGCCGTGTTCCGGCAGCCGTCGCTGGACCAGTACAAACCGATTGCGGCCGCTCCATCCGGCGGGGGCACGTTACGGAGCAGTTTGCGCCGCTCGACCAAGGACATCCGGAAGCAGATGATGAAGTCGGTGTTTCGCAAGCAGTCCGGCGATTTGGACGGCGATCATGGCCAGCATGTGGGACAATTGATTTAAATGAAGAAGGCTTCGAGGGAAGACTGAAGGCGCAACCTGACATTAccattttttatcattattatcgcttttttattattattattattattattattattatcgttAAGCACAGCACCAAATCCCAGTTTACCAAAAGAAACAGTAATCACGCGTTGTTCTACAAAAAGAACCAAAGAAAGCTTTTTTGAGCGAATTTTAATCAAGCAAAAGGCAGCAATTTGTTGGAAATTTACCATTTTCACAtaacttttatttaattttcttccatCACTCGGAAACAAGCTGCAGTTTTACGTTTAATTTTAATCGCGGACACGATTTTCTCAACTCAGTTGCACCAAAACATTTAATCTTGCTTAAATTATTATAAGTTATGCTTCGTAGTA contains:
- the LOC120908373 gene encoding uncharacterized protein LOC120908373, translating into MSLATLESAFCEPPIGAMMETPGKKRKRNAETNPFLNFTEQTFSIPSSTPIHNRQIDSSAFENPSFRVANKENYNLFSDSCMEVKSIADLAGATKRPKANTPDTCNPFEVIRKPPKKKKKQMHPAATAPLEESCFENPGLNLAAADKQPVNPFEVPRDGDESKRKEAEELSRCFVNSALNIRGTEKGTERYNPFEIVRPKEAAPEAPPGSRGLPVPELAGIENPAMEMPQYAIAIPFTPSLKHRINFQELPPSALTPCQMLANMVVCSPEPTKAASGYGGDTLNRNVTITLTKRRSLSVISEESDIGEKLDCYQLELENSINEAKARKQRQGETTPFTFSGTGHRRRSVRRSLIDMKHISNLSQRLHELDDDESDFTKLEDDAKVPEAAVDQEHDEDEGEEEEEDKENRKPATPVAIGKELNSKIDETDTTETHAEMPHCNQMTFTITKETTVREEIRIDVSNPDVQFEEVEDFEDEEQDVELLHNPAPFQRAYRKKEPLADKPSEAIAASDEFKHPAQIGGQVAEGEGAREAGAPVKSHKVRDVIRRSFRRLIPRGQAANTDEPLKEGEEKQPASQRDGEGHGLISTIRHSLRRRQTAKAKPTTGEEENVVVAESKQPEQAGESVLEMSIIAEQPRAVFRQPSLDQYKPIAAAPSGGGTLRSSLRRSTKDIRKQMMKSVFRKQSGDLDGDHGQHVGQLI